A region from the Hippoglossus hippoglossus isolate fHipHip1 chromosome 18, fHipHip1.pri, whole genome shotgun sequence genome encodes:
- the haus4 gene encoding HAUS augmin-like complex subunit 4, which yields MSESTPLSSLGKGDGLHQQVLASFPLCDMAEEDLTRNPLFCKLLATLAQHVDQTGLTVSLRSELDKAEQKLQSQRRHWLRSESLHRGLQEMIQDCSVRKHHTTVPPDQTMFHETMEKCLLVAQCVRQLDPSTTTNQDQPSILGLNTQQVMELMPPEKNVQRMKQSLPRELEKHLKKKCLNLLSYYQPEWESESEGLKNSKLSHLSVQLDKEQKRAKSLKETCRENTVLLQRQTQLYLSELTKCIQLLQSLILDHRLKTQTDLDRKKLEYFEGKCELVLQKIKAEMVEIQLDTYTADAISAHRKIREKLESELKACRVEKQSVEMKLASFEILGKEFEALAEEYCRLLQEIEAKNWALKEFAQYNEK from the exons ATGTCCGAGTCTACTCCCCTGTCATCGCTGGGGAAAGGTGACGGTTTACACCAACAAG ttctcgcctccttccctctgtgtgACATGGCCGAGGAGGACCTGACCCGGAACCCCCTGTTCTGTAAGCTCCTCGCCACCCTGGCTCAACATGTGGACCAGACTGGGCTCACCGTGTCGCTGAGATCAGAGCTGGACAAG GCcgagcagaagctgcagagcCAGAGGCGTCACTGGCTGCGCTCGGAGAGCCTCCACAGAGGGCTGCAGGAGATGATCCAGGACTGCTCTGTCAGGAAACACCACACCACCGTCCCCCCTGACCAGACCATG TTCCATGAGACGATGGAGAAATGTCTGCTGGTTGCTCAGTGTGTCAGACAGCTGGAtcccagcaccaccaccaaccAGGACCAGCCCTCCATTCTGGGCCTGAACACCCAACAGGTGATGGAGCTCATGCCACCAGAAAAG aaTGTACAAAGAATGAAACAGAGTCTACCGAGAGAGCTGGAGAAACATCTCAAGAAAAAGTGTCTGAACCTCCTCTCTTACTACCAACCTGAATGGG AGAGCGAGAGTGAGGGTCTGAAGAACAGCAAGTTGTCTCACCTGTCAGTCCAGCTGGACAAGGAGCAGAAAAGAGCGAAGAGTCTGAAGGAGACGTGTAGGGAAAACACGGTtctcctgcagagacagacTCAACTCTACCTCTCT GAGCTGACCAAGTGTATTCAGCTTCTCCAGTCTCTCATCCTGGACCACAGGCTGAAGACCCAGACAGACTTGGACAGAAAGAAGTTGGAATACTTTGAAGGCAAATGCGAATTAGTCTTACAGAAGATAAA GGCCGAGATGGTAGAAATCCAGCTGGACACGTACACAGCCGACGCAATATCTGCTCATAGAAAGATAAG AGAAAAGTTGGAATCCGAGCTGAAGGCCTGTCGGGTGGAGAAGCAGTCTGTGGAGATGAAACTCGCCTCTTTTGAGATCTTGGGCAAGGAGTTTGAGGCCCTGGCTGAGGAGTACTGCAGATTACTGCAGGAGATCGAAGCGAAAAACTGGGCTCTGAAGGAGTTCGCCCAGTACAACGAGAAGTGA